One genomic window of Haliotis asinina isolate JCU_RB_2024 chromosome 4, JCU_Hal_asi_v2, whole genome shotgun sequence includes the following:
- the LOC137281265 gene encoding WD repeat-containing protein 53-like encodes MAQVLNGGHTATAQCVDVQATKSRVATGGENGELCLWSLSSGELLDKYVKPDTDCTSVLFSKSKPNLLYAAFGQEVLIFDTDADFQIPIHTFQCNQEEINQIQMDDKEDFLAACDDSGEIKVINVNERKVFKTLRNKHTNICSTLHFRPGKPWDLYSGGLDCKLIHWDFAKLKALNQFSMQEMQVTNVDASAYMVNPPFVHHIDTSPNGKYLACALENGQIEVFDTTRRHIREIFSLYAHGQGVSQVSFLNDDVLVSGGNDCQISLWDLNKSEQYQPQEQQLVTNGHGAVTLDTKNASISELCKIRSINHSAKINWLKPYTVSGQNFVAAADQTSRISLLSLV; translated from the coding sequence ATGGCCCAGGTTCTGAACGGCGGTCATACAGCCACTGCCCAGTGTGTGGATGTCCAGGCCACAAAGTCACGGGTAGCGACCGGAGGTGAGAATGGTGAGTTGTGTCTGTGGTCCCTCTCATCAGGGGAACTCCTCGACAAATACGTCAAACCAGACACAGACTGCACCTCTGTTCTATTCTCAAAGTCAAAACCAAACCTCCTGTATGCTGCATTTGGACAGGAAGTTCTTATATTTGACACAGATGCCGACTTTCAGATTCCCATTCACACTTTTCAGTGCAACCAAGAGGAGATAAATCAGATTCAGATGGATGACAAAGAGGATTTTTTAGCAGCATGTGATGACTCTGGAGAAATTAAAGTCATCAATGTCAATGAAAGAAAAGTATTCAAAACCCTGCgtaataaacacacaaacatttgcTCAACTCTTCATTTTCGACCAGGAAAGCCCTGGGACTTGTATAGTGGAGGACTGGATTGTAAACTGATACACTGGGACTTCGCGAAGTTGAAGGCCCTGAATCAATTCAGCATGCAGGAGATGCAGGTTACAAATGTGGATGCTTCAGCATACATGGTGAACCCGCCGTTTGTTCACCATATTGACACATCACCCAATGGGAAATATCTTGCGTGTGCACTGGAAAATGGCCAGATTGAAGTGTTTGACACGACTCGTAGACATATTCGAGAGATCTTCAGTCTCTATGCTCATGGTCAAGGGGTTTCTCAGGTGAGCTTCCTCAATGATGACGTGTTAGTGTCAGGTGGAAATGATTGTCAGATCTCGCTGTGGGACTTGAACAAGTCAGAACAGTATCAACCACAGGAACAGCAGTTGGTGACCAATGGCCACGGAGCGGTCACCTTGGACACCAAAAATGCCAGTATTTCAGAGCTTTGTAAAATACGATCTATCAACCACAGTGCTAAGATCAACTGGTTGAAACCGTACACAGTCTCTGGACAGAATTTTGTTGCTGCTGCAGATCAGACATCACGCATCTCGCTGCTGTCATTAGTCTAG